The Vigna radiata var. radiata cultivar VC1973A unplaced genomic scaffold, Vradiata_ver6 scaffold_1018, whole genome shotgun sequence DNA segment GGGGGGTCCGGGGGGCCTCCCCcggaaaattttcaaaataatgacCTGGAAAACACCATTTTTTGCTACCTTTTCTGTATTTTTCGCCTCATTTCGTGTCGATTTTGAGGTGTGACAATACACCGGTCACCGGGTTTAATACCTTtggattttatttgattattttgagCGAAATTAAGGagctaaaaaataattaccagTCTACCAGAGCTCACCGCGGGGAGTCCTTGGACTTTGAAGTTCCGCCACCCCTGTGCATCCTAAATTTTGCCAACTTTTAGTattctatataatatttttggaggtaaaataaaattgagaaggGATAATAtgaaaaagcaaataaaatattttagaagatgGATTTGCTCACCGATTCCGTGCGGTGCCTCCACAATCAATGCAGTAACACACGACGACTCTTTTTAGCAGCAAACGCGTCGATGATTTCTTCGTAGTCCAGAGATTGAAGTATCTCGTTCTCAATTTGTAAAATCCCCAAGGCACTCAGTCTTTCCTCATTCATGCTTGATCGGAGGTAGTTCAAAACTCGTCGTAGACATGAAAAACTTCTCTCGGCAGAGCAATTAGCTATTGGCGTGCATACACACATCCGAAGAGCTATGTCAATATTCGGAAACACGCTGTGAATATTTTGATTCCgaatttttttcaacaatttggtTGGTGTTTTTGCGTCCTCGGTGTAATTTTGGGAATTGCACAAAGCTTGAAATTGAATACATTCGCCAATAAAACATTCTTCTATATCATCTGGATATATTTGAACAAGCGCTTCAGCTTTTTTCTTCAACTCTTCTGAACTGAGGGCTGTTAaatttagaaggaaaaaaaatcgcTCATAATACATTTCATACGCATTTCGACGTTTCTTAAGTTCGGTAATTAGTTTGTCAATGATCACTAGGAAAGTTTCAACTCTCATGGTGTCACGGCCATTGAATTCCACCTCTCCCGTAGCTTTTTCGCCTGATCGAAgcgttctttttctttttcgccCCTTATCTTTCTGGTAACTTTCAGCGGCTGTCATGAGTAAAGTCCTTGCTTCGGTTTCAAATCCATCAAACTTCTCACGACTCTCAGAAATGAGAGCGATTAAGGAATCGTACAACTGGACGGCAGTGAAAATATCAATTTCTGGGTCTTGCAGCAGTTTGTTAGTTAGATTAAAACGCTCGAGAAGAAAGCCCCAAAAAACAACCATGAAGGCCATTTCAAAACTTTCAAGCTTTAAACGAATTCCTTTAGCTTCACATTTTGCGTTTGGATTTTGCTGGTCATCTTCTTCGACGTCAAAAAGAGCACTAATCACTTCCCAATAGGATTCGAACAACGCTACACAGGCATCTGAACGTGCTGACCATCGAGTTTTTGACAGATTTTGCAAGATATGTGTTCTCTTGTTCTCTTTCGATTCCTTTCGCTTTTTCTCTGCTTTCTCATAttggttaaataaaatattccatCTGGCAGTTGACGCTGTGAAAAATGTGTAAACTTCTTGCAAGGTATCAAAAAAAAGGACTGCTGATTCGCAACATTTTGCAGCACACTCTCCAACCAAATTCAGTGAGTGAGCCGCACAGGGAACATATTCGGCAGTTGGagaaatttgtttaattttagcTTGTAAACCGTTGTAAGGCCCGGACATGTTTGCAGCATTGTCATATGATTGCCCTCGACAattattcatgtttattttaagCTCTTCAATTAATTCCACCACAGCGTCTTTTATGAGTTCAGCTTTATGCCCAACATTCggaataaatttaataaatcgCTCTATTGGCGTACCATCACTTTGAACATAACGAATTATTAAAGATAGTTGATCAACGTGTGTTAAATCCGGCGTAGAGTCCACAATGATAGAAAAATACTTGGCGATGTGTATTTCACTTAAAACCAATTCTGTCACTTTCGATGCTAAAATTTCGACGAACTCTTCATAAATAGTTGACGAAAGGTAATTGGTGCGACCGCTACCAGGGTTGCCGTATTTCGCAATATGAGTAGCCATAAATGGATCGAACTGTGCGATAAGCTCAATAGCCATTAAAAAATTGCCGTTGTGGACCGAACCGATTGTTTCATTGTCGCCTCGTAACGGCAAACCTCGCGACACGAGAGATTTTACGGTTTCAACCACTCGTCTCAACACACTTTTCCaatatactttttcttcttctagttGACGTTCTACCTGGTGATCAATCCGTCCGTGTTTTTTACCTCTCTCCAACATTTGAAGAACTGAAGATTTATGATCTGGCGAATTTTCATGTTGTGCCAAGCGTTTCGCATTTTTCCAGTCATTGAAACCTTCCTTTAGAACGCCAAACTGTGAACCACCGTTAAAGGCGAGGCAAGGCCCGCAATAAACTCGACCTGAGCTTTGAGAGTAAATTAACCAGTCCCTCTGAATTTTTTCGCAATTTTTAAGTTCTCGCTCGAACATAGAACGTGTAAAATATCGCGCATGATCATTATATTCGCGTTTGCTTTTCTTGAAGTCGGCATCCAAATTTTGCTTAAATCCATATTTTGCCACGTAATTTCGAAGAGAATCATTGATTTCCCACTCGACTGGGTCGTCACTGAGAATAAACAAAATGTTTGAATTCACTGCCTGTTCGGAGACGGGGGATTTGGAAGTATCTGCTTCTGAACACACGTTTTTGTTATCCGTTTCAATTTCGTAACTCGCCGCACTAGTCGCACTTGTTGATGGAACGGTTTCCCCAACTTCAACTACCGTAGACGTATCGCGCTCGCGTGGAGGCTGCATCTGGCTTTTCG contains these protein-coding regions:
- the LOC106754734 gene encoding 52 kDa repressor of the inhibitor of the protein kinase-like; amino-acid sequence: MQPPRERDTSTVVEVGETVPSTSATSAASYEIETDNKNVCSEADTSKSPVSEQAVNSNILFILSDDPVEWEINDSLRNYVAKYGFKQNLDADFKKSKREYNDHARYFTRSMFERELKNCEKIQRDWLIYSQSSGRVYCGPCLAFNGGSQFGVLKEGFNDWKNAKRLAQHENSPDHKSSVLQMLERGKKHGRIDHQVERQLEEEKVYWKSVLRRVVETVKSLVSRGLPLRGDNETIGSVHNGNFLMAIELIAQFDPFMATHIAKYGNPGSGRTNYLSSTIYEEFVEILASKVTELVLSEIHIAKYFSIIVDSTPDLTHVDQLSLIIRYVQSDGTPIERFIKFIPNVGHKAELIKDAVVELIEELKINMNNCRGQSYDNAANMSGPYNGLQAKIKQISPTAEYVPCAAHSLNLVGECAAKCCESAVLFFDTLQEVYTFFTASTARWNILFNQYEKAEKKRKESKENKRTHILQNLSKTRWSARSDACVALFESYWEVISALFDVEEDDQQNPNAKCEAKGIRLKLESFEMAFMVVFWGFLLERFNLTNKLLQDPEIDIFTAVQLYDSLIALISESREKFDGFETEARTLLMTAAESYQKDKGRKRKRTLRSGEKATGEVEFNGRDTMRVETFLVIIDKLITELKKRRNAYEMYYERFFFLLNLTALSSEELKKKAEALVQIYPDDIEECFIGECIQFQALCNSQNYTEDAKTPTKLLKKIRNQNIHSVFPNIDIALRMCVCTPIANCSAERSFSCLRRVLNYLRSSMNEERLSALGILQIENEILQSLDYEEIIDAFAAKKSRRVLLH